A region of Candidatus Neomarinimicrobiota bacterium DNA encodes the following proteins:
- a CDS encoding M1 family metallopeptidase, translating into MLCNFVNFFKHNNFNPKEILKGDSLKQFKFSIILSFVISTIFGQVEDKFKQLDQQIATPNMYRSAAGYPGHGYWQNRADYVIDVTLDDEKQRIEGFETITYTNNSPDDLNYIWIQLDQNVRAKDSDTYKITTGSMRDKMSFSSMKPGLIVGDADASPILNEFDGGFKIDKVIAKGGRKLKYTINKTMMRIDLPNTLKSGDQTDFSIKWWYNVQDRIFLGGRPGYEYFKDDDNYLYTICQWFPRLAMYNDVYGWQNKQFLGRGEFTLNFGNYEVNITVPADHVVAATGELQNAKSVLTKEQQKRFKQAKTSKKPVLIITQDEATENEKSRLKRTKTWRFKAENVRDFAFTSSRKFIWDAMGVKMGKRTVMAMSYYPKEANPLYERFSTKAVAQTLITYSKYTFDYPYPVAISVEAANGMEYPMICFNYGRPEKDGTYSDRTKYGMISVIIHEVGHNYFPMIVNSDERQWTWMDEGLNTYLQYLTEQEWDRDYPSRRGPPKNIVYYMKGNKNSISPIMTNSESIYQFGNNAYGKPATALNILRETVVGRDLFDFAFKEYAQSWMFKHPTPSDFFRILENASAVDLDWYWRGWFYGTDPVDISIDKVSWYTLNSKDPEVEFPLKKERKEAQPRQAWQINNERDIRRTLVEKDKSANDFYNKHDPFEVTILDKQDYEKYMENLDMTEKEISIYESNLNYYEIDFSNVGGLVMPILLQFNYEDGTTSEFRIPAEIWRMNRDKVTKVFATKKNVATFQLDPHLETADIDMVNNHWPRKMIPSKFELFKRKQKSRGQGSGGNKMQRAKKAEEAQKKKNDSSED; encoded by the coding sequence ATGTTATGTAATTTCGTTAACTTTTTTAAACATAATAATTTCAATCCAAAAGAAATATTAAAGGGGGATTCATTGAAACAATTTAAGTTTTCCATCATACTCAGCTTTGTCATAAGTACTATTTTCGGACAAGTTGAAGATAAGTTTAAACAGCTTGATCAACAAATCGCTACACCTAATATGTATAGATCTGCAGCAGGTTATCCTGGTCACGGGTATTGGCAAAACCGTGCAGATTACGTGATTGATGTTACCCTCGATGACGAAAAACAGCGGATCGAGGGATTTGAGACAATTACTTATACCAATAATTCTCCCGATGACCTAAACTATATTTGGATTCAACTCGACCAAAATGTTCGTGCCAAAGATTCTGATACATATAAGATTACGACTGGAAGCATGCGGGACAAAATGAGCTTTTCGTCCATGAAACCGGGATTGATCGTCGGCGATGCAGATGCGAGCCCAATTCTGAATGAGTTTGACGGAGGATTTAAAATTGATAAAGTAATTGCTAAAGGAGGAAGAAAACTAAAATACACCATCAACAAAACCATGATGCGGATTGACCTTCCCAATACGTTAAAATCCGGCGATCAAACAGATTTTTCAATTAAATGGTGGTATAATGTTCAAGATAGAATCTTTTTAGGAGGCCGTCCAGGATATGAATACTTTAAAGACGATGATAATTACCTTTATACTATTTGCCAGTGGTTTCCTCGATTGGCAATGTATAATGATGTATACGGCTGGCAGAATAAACAATTTTTAGGCCGTGGCGAATTCACACTTAATTTTGGCAATTATGAAGTCAATATTACCGTACCTGCAGATCATGTTGTGGCGGCTACGGGTGAATTACAAAATGCAAAATCTGTTTTAACCAAAGAACAGCAAAAAAGATTTAAACAGGCTAAGACATCCAAGAAACCTGTCTTAATCATAACTCAAGATGAAGCAACTGAAAATGAAAAATCACGCTTGAAACGTACTAAAACATGGCGCTTTAAAGCTGAAAATGTTCGCGATTTTGCATTCACCAGTTCACGAAAATTCATCTGGGATGCTATGGGTGTTAAAATGGGCAAAAGGACTGTCATGGCTATGTCCTACTACCCCAAAGAGGCCAATCCTCTTTATGAAAGATTTTCCACGAAAGCAGTTGCCCAAACCTTAATAACCTATTCCAAATACACATTTGACTACCCCTATCCAGTGGCCATTTCTGTTGAAGCCGCCAATGGAATGGAATATCCGATGATTTGCTTCAATTATGGGCGCCCAGAAAAAGATGGTACTTATTCCGATCGCACCAAGTATGGTATGATAAGTGTAATAATTCATGAAGTGGGACATAACTACTTCCCCATGATAGTCAATTCTGACGAACGGCAGTGGACATGGATGGATGAAGGATTAAACACTTATCTTCAATACCTCACAGAGCAGGAATGGGATAGGGACTATCCCTCGCGACGTGGGCCGCCAAAAAATATTGTTTATTATATGAAGGGTAATAAAAATAGCATTAGTCCCATTATGACCAATTCCGAATCCATTTACCAGTTTGGTAATAATGCTTATGGCAAACCCGCCACTGCATTGAACATATTAAGGGAAACGGTTGTTGGTCGAGATTTGTTTGATTTCGCTTTTAAAGAATATGCCCAATCATGGATGTTTAAACATCCAACACCATCAGACTTTTTCCGCATTTTAGAAAATGCTTCAGCCGTCGATTTAGATTGGTATTGGCGTGGCTGGTTCTATGGCACCGACCCTGTAGACATCTCTATTGATAAAGTGTCATGGTACACATTGAATTCCAAAGACCCAGAAGTTGAGTTTCCTTTAAAGAAAGAAAGGAAAGAAGCTCAACCACGACAAGCCTGGCAAATTAATAATGAACGTGACATTAGAAGAACTCTGGTGGAAAAAGATAAATCCGCCAATGATTTTTACAATAAACATGATCCATTTGAAGTGACAATTCTTGATAAACAGGATTATGAAAAATATATGGAAAATCTTGACATGACAGAAAAAGAAATATCCATATATGAGTCCAATTTAAATTATTACGAAATTGACTTTTCTAATGTTGGTGGATTGGTAATGCCAATCCTGCTTCAATTCAATTATGAGGATGGAACAACATCTGAGTTCAGAATCCCCGCTGAAATTTGGCGTATGAACCGTGACAAAGTAACCAAAGTTTTT